A stretch of the Leishmania donovani BPK282A1 complete genome, chromosome 21 genome encodes the following:
- a CDS encoding 60S ribosomal protein L37a, putative translates to MAKRTVKMGVMGRYGTRYGANPRKRAKKLEVSQHAKHFCSFCGKFAFRRKAVGIWRCDGCSKTVAGGAYTLSTPNNSTVRSTVRRLRELAKI, encoded by the coding sequence ATGGCAAAGCGCACAGTGAAGATGGGCGTGATGGGCCGCTATGGCACCCGTTACGGCGCAAACCCGCGTAAGCGCGCGAAGAAGCTTGAAGTGTCCCAGCACGCCAAACACTTCTGTTCCTTCTGCGGTAAGTTTGCATTCCGCCGCAAAGCTGTCGGCATCTGGCGTtgcgacggctgcagcaAGACGGTTGCCGGTGGTGCGTACACCCTGAGCACGCCGAACAACAGCACCGTCCGCTCCACGGttcgccgtctgcgcgaGCTGGCCAAGATTTAA